Proteins co-encoded in one Fusarium fujikuroi IMI 58289 draft genome, chromosome FFUJ_chr06 genomic window:
- a CDS encoding probable alpha-glucoside transport protein has translation MSLDEKQNADHIEQDVTSQKEWSHVQGEQGASIDRNMSLWEAIKAYPGAIAWSFLVSSSIIMEGYDIVLIGNLMAQPAFQKAYGDWYGEKLGYQISGPWQAGLGNGTAVGTIIGAFANGWLTERFGYRRTLVASLVAVTGFIFITFFAHNLPMLLTGSILCGLPWGVFATMAPAYASEICPMALRGYLANYVCLCWALGQLLAAGVLFSFSDNATQWAYRLPFAIQWIWPVPLIIILWFTPESPYWLAKKNRLDEAKGVLRRISAKSSKTDEDLDKQLAMIVHTNKIESEHTKGSSYLDCFKGINLRRTEIVCLVFVAQNTTGVGIGGTPTYFFVQAGVDPSNSFKFATGALGLASVGVIISWFLIYRIGRRALYVWACGICTVLMLIIGILASVPQTQAVSFGQAGVVLIWEIVFYATIGPVCYAIIGEIPAVSVRSKSICLARIAYYISQILNGTYGPYMINPTEGNWKGKVGYFWAGLSLLTFTWAYFRLPETKDRTFEEIDILFANKTSARKFADTQVDAYADDSEGRIIKDTDV, from the exons ATGTCTCTCGACGAGAAACAAAACGCCGACCACATCGAACAAGATGTCACCTCACAGAAAGAATGGAGCCACGTCCAAGGCGAGCAAGGCGCATCCATCGACCGCAACATGTCCCTCTGGGAAGCTATAAAAGCCTACCCGGGTGCTATAGCATGGTCGTTCCTCGTATCGTcgtccatcatcatggaaGGTTATGACATTGTCCTCATAGGCAATCTCATGGCTCAGCCAGCCTTTCAAAAAGCGTATGGTGATTGGTACGGCGAGAAGCTCGGATATCAGATTTCCGGACCGTGGCAGGCTGGTCTTGGGAATGGAACGGCCGTGGGGACTATCATTGGTGCTTTTGCTAATGGTTGGCTTACGGAGCGGTTCGGATATCGCCGTACGCTTGTGGCGTCTCTTGTTGCTGTTACGGGATTCATCTTTATTACTTTCTTTGCGCATAATCTTCCGATGCTTCTGACAGGATCCATTCTCTGTGGTCTACCCTGGGGCGTTTTCGCAACTATGGCTCCTGCTTACGCCTCAGAGATCTGTCCAATGGCTCTTCGGGGCTATCTCGCCAACTATGTTTGTCTCTGCTGGGCTCTCGGCCAACTCCTCGCTGCTGGCGTCTTGTTCAGCTTTTCCGACAACGCAACCCAATGGGCATACCGACTGCCCTTTGCGATACAGTGGATCTGGCCTGTTCCTCTCATCATTATTCTCTGGTTCACGCCCGAATCGCCGTATTggcttgccaagaagaaccgTCTTGACGAAGCGAAAGGCGTTCTGCGACGTATTTCGGCCAAGAGCAGTAAGACAGATGAGGATCTCGACAAGCAGCTTGCTATGATTGTCCacaccaacaagatcgaGAGTGAACATACCAAGGGCTCGAGCTACCTCGACTGTTTCAAGGGCATCAATCTTCGACGCACTGAGATCGTTTGTCTCGTCTTCGTCGCGCAAAATACAACTGGCGTTGGTATCGGCGGTACACCGACCTACTTCTTTGTCCAAGCTGGTGTCGATCCCAGTAACTCCTTCAAGTTCGCAACCGGTGCACTCGGACTCGCTTCCGTTGGCGTCATCATCTCTTGGTTTCTCATCTACCGCATCGGCAGAAGAGCGTTATATGTCTGGGCATGTGGCATCTGTACAGTCCTCATGCTTATCATTGGCATTCTCGCCAGCGTTCCCCAGACTCAAGCTGTCAGCTTCGGTCAAGCTGGTGTTGTTCTGATCTGGGAAATCGTCTTCTACGCTACCATCGGACCCGTTTGCTACGCCATCATCGGTGAGATTCCTGCCGTCAGTGTTCGTAGTAAGAGTATCTGTCTTGCCCGAATTGCGTACTACATCTCGCAGATCCTCAACGGCACTTATGGCCCCTACATGATCAATCCCACCGAGGGTAACTGGAAGGGCAAAGTCGGCTATTTCTGG GCTGGACTTTCTCTGTTGACTTTCACTTGGGCCTACTTCCGCCTCCCCGAAACAAAG GATCGAACCTTTGAGGAGATCGATATTCTTTTCGCCAACAAGACTTCTGCCAGGAAGTTTGCCGACACTCAGGTTGATGCTTATGCGGATGATTCCGAGGGGCGAATTATCAAGGATACTGATGTCTGA
- a CDS encoding probable dis1-suppressing protein kinase dsk1: protein MAAFLRKIQWPGRAWKPLVFSSPDVPKVPKEVKIEEERFLDYVASRYYPVKIGEVLRDRYQVVGKLGFGASSTVWLARDLDGRRNVALKLFINNQSMGQQLENELEMYKRISASSSKHPGRSAVRELLDSFDVTGPDGSHRCLVHPPLWESMWTFLNRNPVRRLPPVVLAVTLRRLFQALDYLHTECKVIHTDIKGDNIMFGIYDDSVFTAFEQEEQSEPTPRKEIDGRTIYISRELRKPKDYGAPVLCDFGSAVVGDVEHCEDIQPDIYRAPEVILEVPWSYKVDIWNAGCMIWDIFEGRHMFTGHDPEFQKYRSRAHLAEIIALLGQPPSNVLEAGKASRKFFTDTGDFRNEIPIPESTSLVEQEISLEGERKEMFLAMMNRMLQWDPAKRASAKELAEDPWIMAYM from the exons ATGGCCGCATTCCTTCGGAAAATACAATGGCCTGGCAGGGCATGGAAGCCTCTTGTCTTCTCCAGCCCCGATGTCCCAAAAGTCCCCAAAGAGGTGAAAATAGAGGAAGAGCGGTTCCTTGACTACGTCGCGTCTCGCTACTACCCCGTCAAAATTGGGGAAGTCCTGCGCGACCGCTACCAAGTTGTCGGGAAGTTGGGCTTTGGAGCGAGCTCGACCGTTTGGCTGGCACGGGACCTGGA TGGTCGTCGAAATGTCGCGCTAAAACTCTTCATTAATAATCAGTCCATGGGACAGCAGCTGGAGAATGAGCTCGAAATGTACAAGCGCATCTCTGCCTCCTCATCAAAGCATCCTGGCCGCAGCGCGGTAAGAGAACTGCTTGACTCGTTCGATGTTACTGGGCCTGATGGTTCTCATCGATGTCTTGTTCATCCTCCGCTCTGGGAGAGCATGTGGACATTCCTAAACCGCAATCCAGTAAGAAGACTACCGCCAGTGGTCCTCGCTGTCACCTTGCGTCGACTCTTTCAGGCGCTGGACTATCTCCATACAGAGTGCAAGGTTATACATACAG ATATCAAGGGAGACAATATCATGTTCGGTATTTATGACGACTCAGTATTCACTGCTTTCGAACAGGAAGAGCAGAGCGAGCCGACTCCACGGAAGGAGATTGACGGCAGAACCATATACATATCACGGGAACTTCGAAAGCCGAAGGACTATGGCGCGCCAGTTCTATGCGACTTTGGCTCAGCTGTTGTAGGTGATGTTGAACATTGCGAAGATATCCAACCGGACATTTACAGAGCTCCTGAGGTCATTCTCGAAGTTCCTTGGTCCTACAAGGTGGATATATGGAACGCAGGGTGCATG ATTTGGGACATCTTTGAAGGCCGGCATATGTTTACAGGACATGACCCCGAGTTCCAAAAATATCGCAGCAGAGCACATCTCGCTGAGATCATTGCCCTCCTCGGCCAGCCGCCATCAAATGTCCTTGAAGCCGGCAAGGCCAGTCGCAAGTTCTTTACAGACACCG GCGATTTCCGTAATGAGATCCCCATTCCAGAAAGCACTTCTCTTGTTGAACAAGAAATCAGCCTTGAGGgtgagagaaaagaaatgTTTCTTGCCATGATGAATAGGATGCTTCAATGGGATCCGGCTAAGAGAGCATCAGCAAAAGAACTTGCCGAAGATCCGTGGATTATGGCATATATGTAG
- a CDS encoding related to 3-hydroxybutyryl-CoA dehydratase translates to MSDTEPQAVQVSQTPDGITTITLSRPHRKNAIDGPTAKKLTDVVLAFENDATQKVCIIYGAHGTFCAGFDLHEVAKWNPAQGTDNYLGPIIDPSHEVEDRNIGPIGPSRMQVKKPVISAVAGYAVAGGLELSLIGDMRIAEEDAVFGVFCRRFGVPLIDGGTVRLQAIIGLGRAMDMILTGRPVSAQEALQFGLANRVVPKGQALVEATKIAKQLLTFPQECMNVDRANCYYSVYNASSFQDALRNEFENGVKVITTESVKGAANFSGGAGRHGVFETAKF, encoded by the coding sequence ATGTCTGATACCGAGCCTCAAGCAGTTCAGGTATCCCAGACTCCTGATGGAATCACAACCATTACTCTTTCACGCCCTCACCGCAAAAATGCGATAGACGGACCtacagccaagaagctcaccgACGTCGTCCTAGCTTTTGAGAACGACGCCACGCAAAAGGTCTGCATCATCTACGGTGCACACGGTACTTTCTGCGCAGGCTTCGATCTCCACGAAGTTGCCAAATGGAATCCCGCTCAGGGAACAGACAACTACCTTGGCCCAATCATCGACCCCAGTCACGAGGTTGAAGACCGCAACATCGGCCCAATTGGACCTTCTAGAATGCAAGTAAAGAAGCCCGTCATCAGCGCCGTAGCAGGCTACGCTGTCGCTGGAGGCTTGGAGCTCTCGCTCATAGGCGACATGCGCATTGCCGAGGAAGATGCTGTTTTCGGTGTATTTTGCCGAAGATTTGGCGTTCCCCTCATCGACGGCGGTACAGTTCGGCTACAGGCTATCATCGGCCTCGGCCGAGCGATGGACATGATCCTCACTGGAAGACCTGTCTCAGCGCAGGAGGCATTGCAGTTTGGACTCGCCAACCGTGTTGTACCCAAGGGACAGGCGTTGGTGGAGGCGACCAAGATTGCGAAGCAGCTTCTTACGTTTCCGCAGGAGTGCATGAATGTGGACAGGGCCAACTGTTACTACTCCGTATATAACGCATCGTCGTTTCAGGATGCATTGAGGAATGAGTTTGAGAATGGGGTCAAGGTCATTACGACCGAGAGTGTGAAGGGCGCGGCGAATTTCAGTGGTGGAGCAGGACGACATGGTGTTTTTGAGACAGCCAAGTTCTAG
- a CDS encoding probable maltose permease (MalP) has protein sequence MAYNNGPDEKGDRRESVAAQHIHEVNDSEELRGILTAAENAAAAEHNMTFMEGLRAYPKAMGWSIALSTCIIMEGYDTILIGNLYAMKPFNEYYGHPDGKGGYSISAAWQSGLTNGASVGEILGLYVSGWLADRYGYKKVLATALVMMTAFIFIQFFSVSLSMLLAGEILCGLPWGVFQTLTTTYAAEVCPIHLRCYLTTYVNLCWVIGQLIASGVLRGVITLDSKWSYKIPFAVQWVWPIPILIAVLLAPESPWWFIRKGRVEDAKRSVERLQRKGTGVNADDTVAMMVHTDKVEKKISEGTGYLDCFRGRVNLRRTEIACLTWICQTICGSSFMGNSTYFYEQAGLAESNAFTMTIAQFALGFVGTVLSWPLMARVGRRTIYVWGLFALTVILFVTGCLGIPAKAPSYSWAIGSLLLVYTFTYDITVGPVCYSLVAELPSSRLRQRTIVLARNAYNIVGVAYTNIIGLYSLNPTAWNWGAKSAFFWAGNCALCFLWAYFRLPEPKDRSYAELDMLFDQGVSARKFATTYVNPYEVTERRFDQDADIKEKSMSHVE, from the coding sequence ATGGCATACAACAACGGGCCTGATGAAAAGGGCGACCGCCGCGAGAGTGTCGCAGCCCAGCACATCCACGAGGTCAACGACAGCGAAGAGCTCCGCGGCATCCTCACCGCCGCCGAAaatgccgccgccgccgaacATAACATGACTTTCATGGAGGGTCTCCGGGCCTATCCTAAAGCCATGGGATGGTCAATCGCCCTCTCCACTTGCATCATCATGGAGGGCTACGACACAATCTTGATCGGTAATCTCTACGCCATGAAGCCCTTCAACGAGTACTACGGCCACCCGGACGGCAAGGGAGGATACTCTATCTCCGCCGCTTGGCAGTCCGGCCTCACCAACGGCGCCAGTGTCGGCGAGATTCTAGGACTGTACGTTAGCGGCTGGCTCGCCGATCGTTATGGGTACAAGAAGGTACTGGCGACAGCGCTCGTCATGATGActgccttcatcttcatccagtTCTTTTCTGTCAGCCTGTCGATGCTGTTGGCCGGCGAAATCCTCTGCGGTCTTCCCTGGGGCGTCTTTCAGACCCTGACCACGACCTACGCCGCTGAAGTTTGCCCAATTCACCTTCGTTGCTATCTCACAACCTACGTCAACCTCTGCTGGGTCATCGGACAGCTTATTGCTTCAGGCGTGCTGAGGGGAGTCATCACCCTGGATAGCAAATGGTCATACAAGATCCCCTTTGCTGTCCAATGGGTATGGCCGATCCCGATCCTCATCGCTGTGCTGCTTGCACCCGAGTCTCCTTGGTGGTTCATCCGCAAGGGCCGTGTTGAGGACGCTAAGCGATCTGTTGAGCGTCTGCAGCGCAAGGGCACAGGTGTCAATGCTGACGATACCGTTGCCATGATGGTCCACACtgacaaggttgagaagaagattaGCGAAGGAACCGGGTACCTCGATTGCTTCCGGGGACGAGTTAACCTCCGCAGAACTGAGATTGCATGCCTGACTTGGATCTGCCAGACCATCTGCGGTTCCTCCTTCATGGGCAACTCGACATACTTCTACGAACAAGCCGGTCTCGCCGAGTCTAACGCTTTCACTATGACAATCGCCCAATTCGCCCTCGGATTCGTCGGTACCGTGCTTTCCTGGCCGTTGATGGCTCGTGTAGGCCGCCGCACGATCTACGTCTGGGGCCTCTTCGCCCTCACTGTGATCCTCTTCGTCACCGGCTGCCTAGGCATTCCTGCAAAGGCACCTAGTTACTCTTGGGCAATCGGATCGCTGCTTCTCGTCTACACCTTCACCTACGACATCACCGTCGGTCCCGTCTGTTACTCCCTCGTCGCCGAGCTGCCTTCGTCCAGACTTCGCCAGAGGACCATCGTGTTGGCGCGAAACGCCTACAACATCGTCGGTGTCGCAtacaccaacatcatcggcTTGTACTCGCTGAACCCTACGGCATGGAACTGGGGAGCCAAGTCGGCGTTCTTCTGGGCTGGTAACTGCGCTTTGTGTTTTCTGTGGGCTTATTTCCGACTTCCTGAGCCCAAGGATCGCTCTTACGCCGAGCTGGACATGCTTTTCGACCAGGGAGTCTCCGCGAGGAAGTTTGCTACGACCTATGTCAATCCTTATGAGGTGACCGAGCGACGATTTGACCAGGATGCcgacatcaaggagaagagtaTGAGTCACGTCGAGTGA
- a CDS encoding related to potassium:hydrogen antiporter, whose product MSSTATAAAAVATGAHPQGGIIEGLNPIHYNPKDPISLFIVQAFIIIIFCRLLQWPLSKFGQPRVIAEVIGGIVLGPSVMMRIPGFKENIFPTESMPVLSNVATIGLLLFLFLVGLEVDTRMFKSNWRVAVSVGLASMMLPFGLGVAVAWGLYEEYGDEGTMKDMEFGTFALFIGTALAITAFPVLCRILSELQLLSTSVGVTVLAAGIGNDVVGWVLLALSVALVNNANGLTALYVFLTAAAWVLFLVYAVRPVFLWVLRRTDSIQNGPSQGITTLTLLLVLASSWFTAAIGVHAIFGAFLIGLICPHDGGFAIKLTEKIEDLVGSILLPLYFALSGLNTDLGLLNDGTTWGYVIAIIACAFFGKIIAGTLAARLTKCLWRESLTIGALMSCKGLVELIVLNIGLQAGILSSRTFTMFVVMAVVTTVTTSPLTKWLYPVWYRQKVEKWRRGEIDWDGNPLQTEAQTSEHKMEEALDKSQTHRLILHLRLDALPGLFNLVSLLGGSRKTTHALPDSSIETADSTSEDKTQPIPNRPLEVRGVRLMELTDRTSSVMQSAELDEFASRDAVFSAFQTFSRLNGVAVAGQVSIIPTNAYAETIVKYAEEARSDFMLIPWSTYGGLAEESSGAAALTETGNPNDRFFSRTYIDYVAAAVQRSTCTTGIFINRNPHSDSSSKKPTLTRTRTGLSVHSAHDGAIIQRPVDQRQSIFVPFIGGKDDRAALLFALQLAHNPHVSIHVIHLHFNEDEHDAHDGKNIESVPSASDLDLLNTAKSNASGKLEGRVTFVEISVDSVRNLPDLAVAHARETVGKSRLSVGDLIVVGRAHTLFDDVLAEDFGVERDFQRTVGVLGDRFARAGIDAGLLVIDDKQGKV is encoded by the exons ATGTCCTCCACCGCGACGGCTGCAGCCGCTGTTGCCACGGGCGCACATCCCCAGGGCGGCATCATCGAAGGCCTCAATCCGATCCACTACAACCCGAAAGACCCCATCTCGCTCTTCATCGTGCaggccttcatcatcatcatcttctgccGCCTGCTGCAATGGCCGCTCTCCAAGTTCGGCCAGCCGCGTGTTATCGCAGAAGTCATCGGCGGCATCGTCCTCGGCCCCTCCGTGATGATGCGCATCCCCGGCTTCAAGGAGAACATCTTCCCCACCGAGTCCATGCCCGTCCTCAGCAACGTCGCTACCATCGGTCTcctgctcttcctcttcctcgtcggtCTCGAAGTCGACACGCGCATGTTCAAGTCCAATTGGCGCGTCGCTGTCAGCGTCGGATTAGCTAGTATGATGTTGCCatttggtcttggtgttgctgttgcttgGGGCTTGTATGAGGAATACGGCGATGAGGGGACCATGAAGGATATGGAGTTTGGCACTTTTGCTCTTTTCATTGGAACTGCGCTCGCCATTACCGCTTTCCCGGTTCTTTGCCGTATTCTTTCTGAGCTTCAACTCCTCTCAACTTCGGTCGGTGTCACTGTTCTTGCTGCGGGCATTGGTAACGATGTCGTTGGCTGGGTTCTTCTCGCCCTGAGTGTCGCTCTCGTCAACAACGCCAATGGCCTAACAGCGCTCTATGTCTTCTTGACTGCAGCAGCTTGGGTACTCTTCCTGGTGTATGCTGTTCGACCCGTCTTTCTTTGGGTTCTGCGCCGCACCGATAGCATCCAGAATGGCCCATCCCAGGGCATCACTACCTTGACTCTGCTTCTCGTCTTGGCTTCGTCCTGGTTCACCG CCGCCATTGGTGTTCACGCCATTTTCGGCGCTTTTCTCATAGGTCTCATTTGTCCGCACGACGGTGGTTTTGCCATCAAGTTGACCGAAAAGATTGAAGATCTCGTCGGTTCTATACTTCTGCCTCTTTATTTTGCGCTTTCTGGTCTTAATACTGATCTTGGTCTGCTCAACGATGGCACTACCTGGGGGTATGTCATTGCCATCATTGCGTGCGCCTTCTTTGGCAAAATCATCGCCGGTACACTGGCCGCCCGTCTCACCAAATGTCTCTGGCGAGAAAGCTTGACTATCGGTGCCTTGATGAGTTGCAAAGGTCTCGTAGAACTCATCGTGCTG AACATTGGTCTTCAAGCGGGCATTCTATCCAGCCGAACCTTCACCATGTTTGTCGTCATGGCAGTC GTTACCACCGTGACAACCTCCCCGCTCACTAAATGGCTCTACCCTGTCTGGTATCGCCAGAAGGTCGAGAAGTGGCGCCGAGGAGAGATTGACTGGGACGGAAACCCTCTCCAGACTGAAGCTCAAACTTCTGAGCACAAAATGGAAGAGGCTCTCGACAAGTCTCAAACTCATCGCCTCATTCTTCATCTCCGCCTCGACGCCCTGCCCGGACTTTTCAACCTCGTGTCGCTTCTCGGAGGCTCTCGCAAGACTACGCATGCTCTTCCGGACTCAAGCATCGAGACCGCCGACTCCACTTCTGAGGACAAGACCCAGCCAATTCCCAATCGCCCTCTTGAAGTTCGCGGCGTGCGTCTCATGGAGTTGACAGACCGTACATCCTCAGTCATGCAGTCTGCCGAGCTTGACGAATTTGCTTCCCGTGATGCCGTATTCTCCGCGTTCCAGACCTTCTCTCGTCTCAACGGTGTAGCTGTTGCTGGCCAGGTCTCCATCATTCCTACCAACGCTTACGCAGAGACCATTGTCAAGTATGCCGAGGAAGCCAGATCCGACTTCATGCTCATTCCCTGGAGTACCTACGGAGGTCTGGCTGAGGAGAGCTctggtgctgctgctttGACTGAGACCGGCAACCCCAACGACCGATTCTTTAGCCGAACGTACATCGACTACGTTGCTGCCGCTGTTCAACGCTCAACCTGCACAACCGGTATCTTTATCAATCGCAATCCTCACAGCGATTCTTCGTCTAAGAAGCCAACTCTGACCAGAACTCGCACCGGTCTTTCAGTTCACAGCGCTCACGATGGTGCTATCATCCAGAGGCCTGTCGACCAGCGCCAGAGCATCTTCGTGCCTTTTATCGGCGGAAAAGACGACCGCGCCGCTCTCCTCTTCGCCCTTCAGCTCGCTCACAACCCTCATGTCTCAATTCACGTCATCCATCTGCATTTCAACGAAGACGAACACGATGCTCACGACGGCAAGAACATCGAGAGTGTCCCCTCCGCAAGCGACTTGGATCTCCTCAACACCGCCAAGAGCAACGCCTCAGGCAAGCTCGAGGGTCGCGTGACCTTTGTCGAAATCTCTGTTGACTCGGTGCGCAACCTTCCTGACCTCGCTGTCGCTCACGCTCGCGAGACCGTTGGCAAGTCTCGTCTGAGCGTTGGCGATTTGATCGTCGTTGGTCGTGCGCATACGCtctttgatgatgttcttgctGAGgactttggtgttgagagggACTTTCAGCGCACGGTTGGTGTGCTGGGTGATAGGTTTGCTAGAGCTGGAATTGATGCTGGGTTATTGGTCATTGATGATAAACAGGGTAAGGTCTAG